The genome window TTGCCACTTCCGACTCTTCAGTTTCGTCGACACAGTCTGGGTAATTGGTGTCTCCATCCAGCGCGATGATTATCTCGTCACCACTGCTCGCAGTTAGACCAGGATCTGCATCATCACTCGTGAATCGTCCCGATACTGTTTCATCTTCGCCGGAAGCCTCGATGAAATACTCTAGTTCGTCCGATGTGAAGTCATCACCAGCATTGTGGCTGACCGTGATGACTAAATGGTAATGAGCGCACGTATCACCGTCGTCAAGTTCTGGAACAGTGATTGGCCCGTCTGAAGCGTTCACATCTGTGATTTCGACCGAGGAAAATTGCGGAGAATCAGTCATATTTCGATCGCTAATAGCAAACGCGAAAAAAGCGACTGACGCGGCCAAGATAATGGTCAGAGCGACAATTAACACGACTCCGACTACCGATGATACTGAT of Natrarchaeobaculum sulfurireducens contains these proteins:
- a CDS encoding type IV pilin, with the translated sequence MSGRLGDRSVSSVVGVVLIVALTIILAASVAFFAFAISDRNMTDSPQFSSVEITDVNASDGPITVPELDDGDTCAHYHLVITVSHNAGDDFTSDELEYFIEASGEDETVSGRFTSDDADPGLTASSGDEIIIALDGDTNYPDCVDETEESEVAIVFAGESAWPPEQPDEGDDIGNLHNTFFEEDTDDLEEVSVTIIQDSTDTVIIDDSTTDIRDHS